The following coding sequences lie in one Nerophis lumbriciformis linkage group LG02, RoL_Nlum_v2.1, whole genome shotgun sequence genomic window:
- the blnk gene encoding B-cell linker protein isoform X1: protein MINKSSPTFTFSFGLSVLQLEERSRIKMRPPRDRSSLFTITRNDQKLKNKPVPEVPVRDYLDEEAEIVSEPDYDNDMYDNPLQEYDVKYEPPPSQKSITRSSSSSLLMGDYIDSCRNGPKLKLRNAFKQKQEFRQLTPAQTLADNNEENYISPDGKNDDDNYVDPADNPPAYSKMSDANRCHSMVHATLPTCQHCPDFYEVPDQEDSMLVLPVDRVTMKTSPSTEQQATLDTEYEVCDQNDIEPAKPSSSFPPKPLQRNRSPKAHVWLGQDVKQRDLARRTLPRINTGRKLPPTKSLTMDLKQSKIPLPHDTFHGQTDYVESEDTDIHAKPWFAGECDRKTADQLLLHANKDGAFMVRMSSGQNAHHPYTLVVFYKNRVYNIPIRFIRMSQKYALGKEKKGEEYFRSVSHIIQTHRTNLLILIDSKSNSKDAARLCFPMRP from the exons ATGattaataaatcatctcctacattCACGTTTTCGTTCGGACTGTCCGTGTTGCAGCTGGAGGAACGATctcgcataaagatgcgaccccctCGTGACAGAAGCTCTCTATTTaccatcacaagaaatgaccaGAA ACTGAAAAACAAACCAGTTCCAGAAGTGCCTGTGAGAGATTACTTAG atgAAGAAGCTGAAATTGTGTCTGAACCTGATTAT GATAATGACATGTATGACAATCCACTGCAAGAGTATGATGTCAAATATGAGCCGCCTCCAAGCCAGAAATCCATTACCAGAAGTTCTTCATCATCCCTTCTGATGGGAGACTATATTG ACAGCTGCCGTAATGGACCAAAACTGAAACTCAGAAATGCCTTCAAACAGAAGCAAGAATTCAGACAACTGACACCTGCACAAACCCTTGCGGACAATAATGAA GAGAACTACATCAGTCCTGATGGCAAAAACGATGATGACAACTATGTGGATCCTGCAGACAACCCCCCAGCTT ATTCTAAGATGTCTGATGCAAACAGGTGCCACTCCATGGTACATGCAACTTTACCAACGTGTCAACACTGTCCAG ATTTTTATGAAGTTCCAGACCAAGAG GATAGCATGTTGGTTCTCCCAGTAGACAG AGTAACAATGAAGACATCACCCTCTACT GAGCAACAGGCCACACTTGACACGGAATATGAAGTGTGTGATCAGAACGACA TTGAGCCTGCAAAGCCTTCTTCTTCGTTCCCACCCAAACCTTTGCAAAGAAA CAGGTCACCAAAAGCTCATGTCTGGCTG GGCCAAGATGTGAAGCAGAGAGACTTGGCGC GTCGAACACTGCCAAGGATCAACACAGGCCGCAAACTTCCTCCTACAAAGTCTCTAACTATGGACCTCAAACAATCAAA GATTCCTCTTCCACACGATACCTTTCACG GACAAACAGATTATGTTGAAAGTGAG GACACAGACATTCATGCCAAGCCGTGGTTTGCTGGGGAATGTGACCGCAAGACTGCTGACCAACTGTTGTTACACGCAAATAAA GACGGGGCCTTCATGGTGAGGATGAGTTCTGGACAAAATGCACACCATCCATACACGTTGGTGGTGTTTTATAAGAACCGAGTGTACAACATTCCGATTCGCTTCATACGCATGAGTCAAAAGTATGCACTGGGCAAGGAGAAGAAAGGAGAAGAG
- the blnk gene encoding B-cell linker protein isoform X2 yields MINKSSPTFTFSFGLSVLQLEERSRIKMRPPRDRSSLFTITRNDQKLKNKPVPEVPVRDYLDEEAEIVSEPDYDNDMYDNPLQEYDVKYEPPPSQKSITRSSSSSLLMGDYIDSCRNGPKLKLRNAFKQKQEFRQLTPAQTLADNNEENYISPDGKNDDDNYVDPADNPPAYSKMSDANRCHSMVHATLPTCQHCPDFYEVPDQEDSMLVLPVDRVTMKTSPSTEQQATLDTEYEVCDQNDIEPAKPSSSFPPKPLQRKSPKAHVWLGQDVKQRDLARRTLPRINTGRKLPPTKSLTMDLKQSKIPLPHDTFHGQTDYVESEDTDIHAKPWFAGECDRKTADQLLLHANKDGAFMVRMSSGQNAHHPYTLVVFYKNRVYNIPIRFIRMSQKYALGKEKKGEEYFRSVSHIIQTHRTNLLILIDSKSNSKDAARLCFPMRP; encoded by the exons ATGattaataaatcatctcctacattCACGTTTTCGTTCGGACTGTCCGTGTTGCAGCTGGAGGAACGATctcgcataaagatgcgaccccctCGTGACAGAAGCTCTCTATTTaccatcacaagaaatgaccaGAA ACTGAAAAACAAACCAGTTCCAGAAGTGCCTGTGAGAGATTACTTAG atgAAGAAGCTGAAATTGTGTCTGAACCTGATTAT GATAATGACATGTATGACAATCCACTGCAAGAGTATGATGTCAAATATGAGCCGCCTCCAAGCCAGAAATCCATTACCAGAAGTTCTTCATCATCCCTTCTGATGGGAGACTATATTG ACAGCTGCCGTAATGGACCAAAACTGAAACTCAGAAATGCCTTCAAACAGAAGCAAGAATTCAGACAACTGACACCTGCACAAACCCTTGCGGACAATAATGAA GAGAACTACATCAGTCCTGATGGCAAAAACGATGATGACAACTATGTGGATCCTGCAGACAACCCCCCAGCTT ATTCTAAGATGTCTGATGCAAACAGGTGCCACTCCATGGTACATGCAACTTTACCAACGTGTCAACACTGTCCAG ATTTTTATGAAGTTCCAGACCAAGAG GATAGCATGTTGGTTCTCCCAGTAGACAG AGTAACAATGAAGACATCACCCTCTACT GAGCAACAGGCCACACTTGACACGGAATATGAAGTGTGTGATCAGAACGACA TTGAGCCTGCAAAGCCTTCTTCTTCGTTCCCACCCAAACCTTTGCAAAGAAA GTCACCAAAAGCTCATGTCTGGCTG GGCCAAGATGTGAAGCAGAGAGACTTGGCGC GTCGAACACTGCCAAGGATCAACACAGGCCGCAAACTTCCTCCTACAAAGTCTCTAACTATGGACCTCAAACAATCAAA GATTCCTCTTCCACACGATACCTTTCACG GACAAACAGATTATGTTGAAAGTGAG GACACAGACATTCATGCCAAGCCGTGGTTTGCTGGGGAATGTGACCGCAAGACTGCTGACCAACTGTTGTTACACGCAAATAAA GACGGGGCCTTCATGGTGAGGATGAGTTCTGGACAAAATGCACACCATCCATACACGTTGGTGGTGTTTTATAAGAACCGAGTGTACAACATTCCGATTCGCTTCATACGCATGAGTCAAAAGTATGCACTGGGCAAGGAGAAGAAAGGAGAAGAG
- the blnk gene encoding B-cell linker protein isoform X3, protein MMDAFSKLTTCASAKIRQLQNIVQDIQKNDTSLLNTLKRLKNKPVPEVPVRDYLDEEAEIVSEPDYDNDMYDNPLQEYDVKYEPPPSQKSITRSSSSSLLMGDYIDSCRNGPKLKLRNAFKQKQEFRQLTPAQTLADNNEENYISPDGKNDDDNYVDPADNPPAYSKMSDANRCHSMVHATLPTCQHCPDFYEVPDQEDSMLVLPVDRVTMKTSPSTEQQATLDTEYEVCDQNDIEPAKPSSSFPPKPLQRNRSPKAHVWLGQDVKQRDLARRTLPRINTGRKLPPTKSLTMDLKQSKIPLPHDTFHGQTDYVESEDTDIHAKPWFAGECDRKTADQLLLHANKDGAFMVRMSSGQNAHHPYTLVVFYKNRVYNIPIRFIRMSQKYALGKEKKGEEYFRSVSHIIQTHRTNLLILIDSKSNSKDAARLCFPMRP, encoded by the exons ATGATGGATGCTTTCAGTAAACTCACGACTTGTGCTTCTGCAAAGATTCG GCAGCTTCAGAATATCGTTCAGGACATTCAGAAAAATGATACCAGTTTGCTGAATACATTAAAAAG ACTGAAAAACAAACCAGTTCCAGAAGTGCCTGTGAGAGATTACTTAG atgAAGAAGCTGAAATTGTGTCTGAACCTGATTAT GATAATGACATGTATGACAATCCACTGCAAGAGTATGATGTCAAATATGAGCCGCCTCCAAGCCAGAAATCCATTACCAGAAGTTCTTCATCATCCCTTCTGATGGGAGACTATATTG ACAGCTGCCGTAATGGACCAAAACTGAAACTCAGAAATGCCTTCAAACAGAAGCAAGAATTCAGACAACTGACACCTGCACAAACCCTTGCGGACAATAATGAA GAGAACTACATCAGTCCTGATGGCAAAAACGATGATGACAACTATGTGGATCCTGCAGACAACCCCCCAGCTT ATTCTAAGATGTCTGATGCAAACAGGTGCCACTCCATGGTACATGCAACTTTACCAACGTGTCAACACTGTCCAG ATTTTTATGAAGTTCCAGACCAAGAG GATAGCATGTTGGTTCTCCCAGTAGACAG AGTAACAATGAAGACATCACCCTCTACT GAGCAACAGGCCACACTTGACACGGAATATGAAGTGTGTGATCAGAACGACA TTGAGCCTGCAAAGCCTTCTTCTTCGTTCCCACCCAAACCTTTGCAAAGAAA CAGGTCACCAAAAGCTCATGTCTGGCTG GGCCAAGATGTGAAGCAGAGAGACTTGGCGC GTCGAACACTGCCAAGGATCAACACAGGCCGCAAACTTCCTCCTACAAAGTCTCTAACTATGGACCTCAAACAATCAAA GATTCCTCTTCCACACGATACCTTTCACG GACAAACAGATTATGTTGAAAGTGAG GACACAGACATTCATGCCAAGCCGTGGTTTGCTGGGGAATGTGACCGCAAGACTGCTGACCAACTGTTGTTACACGCAAATAAA GACGGGGCCTTCATGGTGAGGATGAGTTCTGGACAAAATGCACACCATCCATACACGTTGGTGGTGTTTTATAAGAACCGAGTGTACAACATTCCGATTCGCTTCATACGCATGAGTCAAAAGTATGCACTGGGCAAGGAGAAGAAAGGAGAAGAG
- the blnk gene encoding B-cell linker protein isoform X6, whose amino-acid sequence MINKSSPTFTFSFGLSVLQLEERSRIKMRPPRDRSSLFTITRNDQKLKNKPVPEVPVRDYLDEEAEIVSEPDYDNDMYDNPLQEYDVKYEPPPSQKSITRSSSSSLLMGDYIDSCRNGPKLKLRNAFKQKQEFRQLTPAQTLADNNEENYISPDGKNDDDNYVDPADNPPAYSKMSDANRCHSMVHATLPTCQHCPVEPAKPSSSFPPKPLQRNRSPKAHVWLGQDVKQRDLARRTLPRINTGRKLPPTKSLTMDLKQSKIPLPHDTFHGQTDYVESEDTDIHAKPWFAGECDRKTADQLLLHANKDGAFMVRMSSGQNAHHPYTLVVFYKNRVYNIPIRFIRMSQKYALGKEKKGEEYFRSVSHIIQTHRTNLLILIDSKSNSKDAARLCFPMRP is encoded by the exons ATGattaataaatcatctcctacattCACGTTTTCGTTCGGACTGTCCGTGTTGCAGCTGGAGGAACGATctcgcataaagatgcgaccccctCGTGACAGAAGCTCTCTATTTaccatcacaagaaatgaccaGAA ACTGAAAAACAAACCAGTTCCAGAAGTGCCTGTGAGAGATTACTTAG atgAAGAAGCTGAAATTGTGTCTGAACCTGATTAT GATAATGACATGTATGACAATCCACTGCAAGAGTATGATGTCAAATATGAGCCGCCTCCAAGCCAGAAATCCATTACCAGAAGTTCTTCATCATCCCTTCTGATGGGAGACTATATTG ACAGCTGCCGTAATGGACCAAAACTGAAACTCAGAAATGCCTTCAAACAGAAGCAAGAATTCAGACAACTGACACCTGCACAAACCCTTGCGGACAATAATGAA GAGAACTACATCAGTCCTGATGGCAAAAACGATGATGACAACTATGTGGATCCTGCAGACAACCCCCCAGCTT ATTCTAAGATGTCTGATGCAAACAGGTGCCACTCCATGGTACATGCAACTTTACCAACGTGTCAACACTGTCCAG TTGAGCCTGCAAAGCCTTCTTCTTCGTTCCCACCCAAACCTTTGCAAAGAAA CAGGTCACCAAAAGCTCATGTCTGGCTG GGCCAAGATGTGAAGCAGAGAGACTTGGCGC GTCGAACACTGCCAAGGATCAACACAGGCCGCAAACTTCCTCCTACAAAGTCTCTAACTATGGACCTCAAACAATCAAA GATTCCTCTTCCACACGATACCTTTCACG GACAAACAGATTATGTTGAAAGTGAG GACACAGACATTCATGCCAAGCCGTGGTTTGCTGGGGAATGTGACCGCAAGACTGCTGACCAACTGTTGTTACACGCAAATAAA GACGGGGCCTTCATGGTGAGGATGAGTTCTGGACAAAATGCACACCATCCATACACGTTGGTGGTGTTTTATAAGAACCGAGTGTACAACATTCCGATTCGCTTCATACGCATGAGTCAAAAGTATGCACTGGGCAAGGAGAAGAAAGGAGAAGAG
- the blnk gene encoding B-cell linker protein isoform X5 codes for MRPPRDRSSLFTITRNDQKLKNKPVPEVPVRDYLDEEAEIVSEPDYDNDMYDNPLQEYDVKYEPPPSQKSITRSSSSSLLMGDYIDSCRNGPKLKLRNAFKQKQEFRQLTPAQTLADNNEENYISPDGKNDDDNYVDPADNPPAYSKMSDANRCHSMVHATLPTCQHCPDFYEVPDQEDSMLVLPVDRVTMKTSPSTEQQATLDTEYEVCDQNDIEPAKPSSSFPPKPLQRNRSPKAHVWLGQDVKQRDLARRTLPRINTGRKLPPTKSLTMDLKQSKIPLPHDTFHGQTDYVESEDTDIHAKPWFAGECDRKTADQLLLHANKDGAFMVRMSSGQNAHHPYTLVVFYKNRVYNIPIRFIRMSQKYALGKEKKGEEYFRSVSHIIQTHRTNLLILIDSKSNSKDAARLCFPMRP; via the exons atgcgaccccctCGTGACAGAAGCTCTCTATTTaccatcacaagaaatgaccaGAA ACTGAAAAACAAACCAGTTCCAGAAGTGCCTGTGAGAGATTACTTAG atgAAGAAGCTGAAATTGTGTCTGAACCTGATTAT GATAATGACATGTATGACAATCCACTGCAAGAGTATGATGTCAAATATGAGCCGCCTCCAAGCCAGAAATCCATTACCAGAAGTTCTTCATCATCCCTTCTGATGGGAGACTATATTG ACAGCTGCCGTAATGGACCAAAACTGAAACTCAGAAATGCCTTCAAACAGAAGCAAGAATTCAGACAACTGACACCTGCACAAACCCTTGCGGACAATAATGAA GAGAACTACATCAGTCCTGATGGCAAAAACGATGATGACAACTATGTGGATCCTGCAGACAACCCCCCAGCTT ATTCTAAGATGTCTGATGCAAACAGGTGCCACTCCATGGTACATGCAACTTTACCAACGTGTCAACACTGTCCAG ATTTTTATGAAGTTCCAGACCAAGAG GATAGCATGTTGGTTCTCCCAGTAGACAG AGTAACAATGAAGACATCACCCTCTACT GAGCAACAGGCCACACTTGACACGGAATATGAAGTGTGTGATCAGAACGACA TTGAGCCTGCAAAGCCTTCTTCTTCGTTCCCACCCAAACCTTTGCAAAGAAA CAGGTCACCAAAAGCTCATGTCTGGCTG GGCCAAGATGTGAAGCAGAGAGACTTGGCGC GTCGAACACTGCCAAGGATCAACACAGGCCGCAAACTTCCTCCTACAAAGTCTCTAACTATGGACCTCAAACAATCAAA GATTCCTCTTCCACACGATACCTTTCACG GACAAACAGATTATGTTGAAAGTGAG GACACAGACATTCATGCCAAGCCGTGGTTTGCTGGGGAATGTGACCGCAAGACTGCTGACCAACTGTTGTTACACGCAAATAAA GACGGGGCCTTCATGGTGAGGATGAGTTCTGGACAAAATGCACACCATCCATACACGTTGGTGGTGTTTTATAAGAACCGAGTGTACAACATTCCGATTCGCTTCATACGCATGAGTCAAAAGTATGCACTGGGCAAGGAGAAGAAAGGAGAAGAG